One Rhizoctonia solani chromosome 1, complete sequence DNA window includes the following coding sequences:
- a CDS encoding endoglucanase yields the protein MTRLLSILALQALAALPRFALAAEHDPPNHANSTVPYTISSTPKYNYAEVIHKFALLPLATIRTTWSNRRLAWRGDSCLNCIGTYGEDLTGGYYEAANTMKWGLPLAWTVTQLAWNVYAFPDGFKAVNEHDEALEGVKWGTDYLVNCIANKDQFVGQLGVSAVGKTDVDFGYFGPPEEYDMWVPLGLKHSDGIAYINSSNPSSEILGEAAASMAATSLIFAEKNKTYSDELLQHAIDLYTRATTYQGTYMKSTHPNLQTVKEWYPSSIYTDELAWAAAWIYAATKDENYRTAADGFIAKSADHNNEYSWDEKLPGVYTLLFTLTKNDTYKAGAEAFFKDYWPGGSIKQTAKGLAFLGSWGSLGYASATGFLMMNYAKTIGYHEAASNHSVSFSAQQLNYILGDCGRSWVVGFGEGSPVRPYHKSSYNSFIDYPMRGKDNGAQGEDFLNSKTVNRFILYGALEGGPAWDDTFKDDLDIHLRTLIFSFAQVTQDYNAAFTGLNAAMIEYYGASNFKAFSDCGLDLGWSHPNATNPPQWPEGDCYHTCATTCNTAVSGGGSNPNNSNNTAGSSGGSQSGNGAVVNGHAIGFTLGAIASSVLASLLL from the exons ATGACACGACTTCTTTCTATCCTTGCTCTCCAGGCCCTTGCTGCCTTGCCCCGTTTCGCCCTGGCCGCTGAGCACGATCCGCCCAATCACGCAAACTCCACCGTTCCGTACACGATTTCTTCAACACCCAAGTACAACTATGCCGAAGTGATCCACAAG TTTGCTCTTCTACCACTCGCAACGATCCGGACGACTTGGTCCAATCGTCGGCTGGCTTGGCGCGGTGACTCTTGCTTGAACTGCATCGGTACTTATGGAGAGGATCTTACCGGTGGTTATTATGAAGCAGCCAATACGATG AAATGGGGATTGCCATTAGCATGGACTGTTACCCAGCTTGCCTGGAATGTGTACGCATTCCCGGATGGTTTCAAAGCTGTGAACGAG CACGACGAAGCTTTGGAAGGCGTCAAA TGGGGTACGGATTATTTGGTAAATTGTATCGCCAATAAAGATCAGTTCGTCGGACAG CTCGGTGTTAGTGCTGTCGGGAAGACTGATGTTGATTTTGGTTACTTTGGTCCC CCCGAGGAATATGACATGTGGGTTCCCTTGGGTTTGAAACATTCTGATGGTATTGCATACATCAATTCTTCGAACCCATCGTCTGAGATTCTCGGCGAGGCGGCTGCGTCCATGGCCGCAACGTCTCTCATTTTTGCCGAGAAGAACAAGACCTACTCAGACGAGCTTCTTCAACATGCCATCGATCTTTACACTCGTGCTACGACCTACCAGGGAACGTACATGAAGAGTACGCATCCCAACCTGCAAACGGTCAAGGAATGGTACCCCAGCTCAATCTACACTGACGAATTGGCCTGGGCTGCTGCTTGGATTTATGCTGCGACCAAGGACGAGAATTACCGTACTGCTGCTGATGGCTTCATTGCCAAGTCTGCTGACCACAATAACGAG TATTCCTGGGACGAGAAGTTACCTGGTGTTTACACTCTTCTCTTCACTCTCACCAAGAATGACACATACAAGGCCGGTGCAGAGGCCTTTTTCAAGGATTATTGGCCTGGAGGAAGCATCAAACAGACTGCCAAGGGTCTCGCGTTTTTGGGCAGTTGGGGTTCTCTCGG ATATGCGTCTGCAACTGGCTTCCTGATGATGAACTACGCGAAGACCATCGGTTACCATGAGGCCGCCTCCAACCACTCTGTTTCGTTCTCGGCCCAGCAGCTCAACTACATCCTCGGTGACTGTGGTCGTTCCTGGGTTGTCGGTTTTGGTGAAGGCTCACCTGTTCGCCCCTACCACAAGTCTTCCTACAACTCGTTCATTGACTATCCTATGCGCGGAAAGGACAATGGTGCCCAAGGAGAGGACTTTTTGAACTCTAAGACCGTCAATCGCTTTATTCTCTATGGTGCTCTCGAAGGTGGCCCAGCTTGGGATGATACCTTCAAGGATGACC TTGACATACATCTTCGCACACTTATCTTTTCTTTTGCACAGGTGACCCAGGATTATAATGCCGCATTCACTGGTCTGAACGCTGCCATGATTGAGTACTACGGTGCAAGCAACTTCAAGGCATTCTCCGATTGCGGGCTTGATCTTGGCTGGTCTCACCCCAATGCCACCAATCCTCCCCAGTGGCCCGAAGGGGATTGCTACCACACCTGCGCCACCACCTGCAATACTGCCGTATCCGGCGGCGGCTCGAACCCCAACAACTCCAACAACACGGCTGGGTCTAGTGGTGGAAGCCAGTCCGGCAATGGTGCTGTTGTAAACGGTCATGCTATTGGCTTTACACTTGGTGCAATTGCCTCCAGTGTTCTTGCCTCGCTTTTGCTCTGA
- a CDS encoding glucose-6-phosphate 1-dehydrogenase → MSHGTIPSMESAHQELKNNTIIIVLGASGDLAKKKTFPALFGLFKIGYLPEGVHIVGYARTKMSEEEFHKRGVSYIKDADDPETAKKLEEFKNVMSYVSGQYEGDEGYSALTKALEEIESKYQTKEVNRLFYMALPPSVFIPVAQGLRRNCYTPNGTNRIIVEKPFGKDLESCRQMMSSLKKEWTEEETFANLVFSSGWSNQAIKSVQITFKEPFGTEGRGGYFDEFGIIRDIQQNHLLQVLSILTMERPVSFSAEDIRDEKVKVLRAIPPIAKEDVLLGQYVAANGKPGYLDDETVPQNSVCPTFAALTLWIHNPRWEGVPFILKAGKALNEAKVEIRIQYKDVTQGIFKDIARNELVLRIQPSEAVYVKINAKTPGLYTRAIPTEMDLTYKRRFTETKIPEAYEALILDALKGDHSNFVRDDELDVAWKIFTPILHWIEGRDGPAPRPQPYPYGSRGPKELDSFIGKYGYKRRMPDNKFGEPVGVGELIGLVYWASLIGIV, encoded by the exons ATGTCGCACGGAACAATACCATCCATGGAGTCAGCTCACCAAGAGTTGAAGAATAATACGATTATTATCG TGCTGGGTGCATCCGGCGATCTCGCGAAGAAAAAG ACCTTCCCGGCGTTATTCGGACTGTTCAAGATCGGATATCTGCCCGAAGGTGTACACATTGTCGGATATGCACGAACCAAGATGTCGGAAGAGGAGTTCCACAAGCGGGGCGTGTCGTATATCAAGGACGCAGACGACCCAGAGACGGCGAAAAAACTGGAAGAGTTCAAGAATGTGATGAGCTATGTGTCGGGCCAGTACGAGGGCGACGAAGGATACTCGGCTCTGACCAAGGCCCTGGAGGAGATCGAGAGCAAGTACCAGACCAAAGAGGTCAATCGGTTGTTCTACATGGCTCTTCCGCCGTCGGTCTTTATCCCCGTCGCGCAAGGCCTGCGACGCAACTGCTACACGCCAAACGGCACGAACCGAATCATTGTCGAAAAGCCATTTGGCAAGGACCTCGAGTCGTGTCGCCAGATGATGTCCTCGCTCAAGAAAGAATGGACAGAGGAAGAGAC GTTTGCGAACCTTGTGTTTAGCTCTGGGTGGAGCAACCAAGCAATCAAGAGCGTGCAGATTACGTTCAAGGAGCCGTTTGGCACTGAGGGCCGAGGAGGGTATTTCGACGAATTTGGTATCATTCGCGACATCCAACAAAATC ACTTGCTCCAGGTATTGTCTATTCTTACCATGGAGCGCCCTGTTTCGTTCTCTGCCGAGGACATCCGCGACGAAAAG GTCAAAGTCCTGCGTGCGATCCCTCCCATCGCCAAGGAGGACGTGTTGCTCGGCCAGTACGTCGCCGCCAACGGCAAGCCCGGATACCTCGACGACGAGACGGTGCCGCAAAATTCGGTCTGTCCAACGTTTGCCGCGCTCACGCTATGGATCCATAACCCGCGCTGGGAGGGCGTTCCGTTCATCCTCAAGGCCGGAAAAG CTCTAAACGAGGCCAAGGTTGAGATCCGAATCCAGTACAAGGATGTCACACAAGGGATTTTCAAGGATATCGCGCGCAACGAGCTCGTGTTGCGCATTCAGCCATCCGAGGCGGTCTATGTCAAGATCAACGCCAAGACGCCGGGGCTTTACACTCGGGCGATTCCGACCGAGATGGACTTGACGTACAAGCGCCGATTCACCGAGACTAAGATCCCCGAGGCGTACGAGGCTCTGATCTTGGACGCGCTCAAGGGCGATCATTCCAACTTTGTACGAGACGACGAGCTCGATGTGGCGTGGAAG ATCTTTACACCCATTCTGCACTGGATCGAAGGACGCGATGGCCCCGCACCGCGACCCCAACCGTACCCGTATGGATCGCGTGGGCCCAAGGAGCTCGACAGCTTTATTGGCAAGTACGGATACAAACGGCGGATGCCGGATA ACAAATTTGGCGAACCTGTAGGCGTTGGAGAGTTGATTGGATTGGTGTATTGGGCCTCGCTTATTGGAATTGTATGA
- a CDS encoding ATP-dependent protease La (LON) substrate-binding domain, with translation MAGSDEEEHERGERGKGRAREAPPRNGTPPVTGDDTRDHGTSCEQNKSEETPKPDNSQTNTRSMAVPPKTARVCPSDAPRETHMGATSPPAPPAPSLPSSTIMPHSPDHSHLPLPPSTPPPTAPTPMPTTTTAPATMPTPTPTPPRPSALLPLLRCALCRLLVEAPTTLNCGHTLCSKHMTPEREEQPGPSMSAQRPCPVEGCRPRQPNRVRVLGRPSELDSHPGVTFTPAHSALSDSPSPLRGRVVKLDVTVSKLLEVITNAARQSTATAPAPAPTSDRHRHRHHSTTPDDESTAPIDPRPQTVHPRSSPPDPSPDDSDSDSSSQSPPRPRKKLRTHPPAHTSTGIPDPPSTPSFEKELLNELTCEICFMLLCNPITTPCQHTFCSTCLERSLDHSTKCPLCRLDLPPNSYFYQHAHNEVITQIIAKAFPTLLEERVAATETDGRDSRLDTPIFVCQLSYPGMPTLLHFFEPRYRLMLRRCLASATPRFGMVMPRQNANNTDGNDYGTMLEIKNVQMLSDGRSMVETYGTFRFRILERGTLDGYLVGRTERIDDYPPEVEAEIERIALMNPSEGDITLRGIERSNQELVNICRRFLDQLRNGTAPWVVQRLNNTYGPMPADVASFGFWVALVLPIDEQEKAKLLPIRSPRMRLRLVVHWIEQLNNNWWFSSGPEDTPWEVREVERDLVVLMGTNLGPPVYDEESPARSSGLCAGSCARSEYLAGWL, from the exons ATGGCCGGAAGCGACGAGGAGGAACACGAGCGAGGAGAGAGGGGGAAGGGGAGGGCGAGAGAGGCTCCACCCAGGAATGGAACTCCACCCGTAACTGGGGATGATACTAGGGACCATGGAACCTCATGTGAACAGAACAAGAGTGAGGAGACTCCGAAACCTGACAACTCACAGACGAACACTCGATCGATGGCCGTCCCGCCAAAAACTGCGCGAGTCTGCCCATCGGACGCCCCTAGGGAGACTCATATGGGAGCCACCTCTCCACCCGCACCACCTGCTCCTTCTCTGCCATCATCCACTATCATGCCACACTCTCCCGACCATTCCCATTTACCTCTACCCCCGAGCACACCGCCCCCCACAGCACCGACGCCCATGCCCACGACAACCACGGCACCAGCAACGATGCCGACACCCACTCCGACACCGCCACGCCCATCGGCCCTGCTACCTCTGCTGCGATGTGCGCTCTGTCGCCTGCTTGTGGAAGCGCCGACCACACTCAACTGCGGACACACACTATGCTCGAAACACATGACACCGGAAAGGGAGGAACAGCCGGGCCCGAGTATGTCAGCACAGAGACCGTGTCCAGTGGAAGGATGCAGACCCCGACAGCCCAACCGAGTGCGAGTACTAGGCCGTCCGAGTGAACTCGACTCACATCCAGGAGTCACCTTTACGCCCGCCCATTCTGCTCTATCCGACTCTCCCTCTCCCCTCAGGGGCCGTGTCGTCAAGCTCGACGTTACTGTTTCAAAGCTGCTCGAGGTCATCACCAATGCTGCACGCCAGTCCACTGCCACTGCCCCTGCCCCTGCTCCTACTTCTGACAGACACAGACACAGACACCACTCAACCACTCCCGATGACGAGTCTACCGCTCCGATCGACCCTCGCCCTCAAACTGTACACCCTCGATCCTCACCTCCCGATCCCTCTCCCGATGACTCGGACTCGGATTCCTCATCTCAGTCCCCACCCCGTCCTCGTAAGAAACTCCGTACCCATCCGCCTGCACATACTTCCACTGGTATACCAGATCCACCCTCTACTCCCTCCTTTGAAAAGGAGTTGCTCAACGAGCTCACTTGCGAGATATGTTTCATGCTCCTCTGCAATCCAATCACCACCCCTTGCCAACAT ACTTTCTGCAGCACCTGCCTCGAGCGTTCACTCGATCACAGCACCAAATGCCCTCTCTGTCGTCTCGATCTTCCACCCAATTCATATTTCTATCAGCACGCACACAATGAGGTCATCACCCAGATCA TCGCCAAGGCGTTCCCAACACTACTCGAGGAGCGTGTCGCAGCAACAGAGACCGATGGCAGAGACTCACGCCTCGATACCCCAATCTTTGTCTGCCAGCTCTCTTACCCTGGCATGCCCACCCTCTTGCATTTCTTCGAACCCAG GTATCGACTCATGCTGCGCCGGTGCCTGGCTTCTGCGACTCCTCGCTTTGGCATGGTTATGCCCCGACAAAACGCCAATAATACAGATGGGAACGATTATGGAACCATGCTCGAAATAAAAAATGTACAAATGCTCTCTGATGGCCGCTCCATGGTCGAGACTTACGGAACATTTCGTTTTCGGATATTGGAGCGGGGCACTTTGGACGGGTACTTGGTCGGGCGCACTGAAAG GATTGATGACTACCCTCCCGAGGTCGAAGCTGAAATCGAACGAATCGCACTGATGAACCCTAGCGAAGGCGATATCACTCTGCGGGGCATTGAACGCTCCAACCAGGAACTCGTTAATATCTGTCGTAGGTTCCTCGACCAACTTCGCAACGGCACTGCCCCTTGGGTCGTCCAACGCCTCAACAACACGTATGGGCCCATGCCTGCCGATGTTGCTAGCTTTGGTTTCTGGGTGGCGCTG GTGCTACCTATTGATGAACAAGAAAAGGCCAAACTATTACCTATTCGTTCTCCACGGATGCGTCTCCGTCTAGTTGTTCACTGGATCGAACAACTCAACAACAACTGGTGGTTTTCGTCAGG TCCGGAAGATACGCCATGGGAGGTCCGAGAGGTAGAACGAGATCTCGTTGTTCTAATGGGGACGAACCTGGGGCCCCCTGTATACGATGAGGAGAGCCCTGCGCGCTCCAGTGGTTTGTGTGCGGGAAGTTGTGCACGTTCGGAATACCTTGCCGGTTGGTTGTAG
- a CDS encoding endoglucanase, with amino-acid sequence MPRVLATSLLVLHAAAQLAYAQNPENQANSIVPYTVPSEPRYDYAEVLHKSLLFYHAQRSGKLGPNRRLAWRGDSCFDCVGTNGEDLSGGYFEAANTMKWGLPMAWTLTQLSYNVHVFSEAMQAVNEYDEALEGIKWGIDYLVNCISSPDQFVGQFGVSAIGNTDIDFGYFGPAEEYEMWAPRGIKRSEGIAYINSTNPSSEILGESSAALAAASVVFANKDKQYSEKLRGHAIDLYNRAVKDQGTYMRSTHPNLQTVKSWYPSTIFEDELAWSAAWLYVATGDEQWRGRADEWIIKAGSHLGEYSWDEKLVGTHMLLFHQTKNETYKAAVEQFFTVFRPGGSIKQTAKGLSFFYGWGSLRYASNHGFIMMAYSKVIGYDNPNATWAIQYASQQINYALGDAGRSWVVGFGKDSPVRPYHKSSYNSFIDYPMRGQDNGAQGQDFLFSSTVNRFILYGALEGGPAWNDTFKDDLLILRFAQVTQDYNAGFTGLTAAMIDYYGHNKFKAFTDCGLDLGWSHPNASNPPQWPADDCYHTCNTGCVKSTPNGPNSTTGTNPEQSSSTGAAVAGVTVQGLTVGLFVASVFGALTLL; translated from the exons ATGCCTCGTGTACTGGCTACATCGCTCCTCGTTCTGCATGCTGCCGCGCAGCTCGCCTATGCTCAAAATCCAGAAAACCAGGCCAACTCGATCGTACCTTACACCGTGCCAAGCGAACCCAGGTACGACTATGCGGAAGTTTTGCACAAG AGCCTGTTGTTTTACCATGCCCAGCGCTCGGGCAAGCTGGGTCCCAACCGACGTTTGGCGTGGCGTGGAGATTCGTGTTTTGATTGTGTTGGTACCAATGGCGAAGATCTATCGGGTGGTTACTTTGAGGCCGCAAACACCATG AAATGGGGGCTTCCTATGGCATGGACGCTGACCCAACTTTCGTACAATGTGCATGTGTTTTCCGAGGCTATGCAAGCCGTGAATGAG TATGATGAAGCGCTCGAGGGCATTAAG TGGGGTATAGATTATCTGGTCAACTGCATTAGCAGCCCGGATCAATTTGTCGGTCAA TTCGGGGTCAGCGCTATTGGAAACACCGACATCGATTTTGGATACTTTGGGCCG GCCGAAGAGTACGAGATGTGGGCTCCTCGGGGAATCAAACGTTCTGAAGGCATCGCATACATCAACTCGACGAACCCTTCCTCCGAGATTCTTGGTGAATCATCTGCAGCGCTCGCGGCTGCCTCGGTAGTGTTTGCGAACAAGGACAAACAATATTCGGAGAAACTTCGTGGACATGCCATAGATTTGTACAACCGAGCTGTCAAGGACCAAGGCACATACATGAGGAGTACCCATCCAAACCTGCAGACCGTCAAGTCTTGGTACCCAAGCACGATCTTCGAAGACGAGTTGGCTTGGTCCGCAGCGTGGCTGTACGTCGCAACTGGGGACGAACAGTGGCGGGGGAGGGCCGATGAGTGGATTATCAAGGCCGGTAGTCATTTAGGCGAA TACTCGTGGGACGAAAAGTTGGTCGGCACGCATATGTTGTTGTTCCACCAGACCAAGAATGAGACATACAAGGCTGCCGTCGAGCAATTCTTCACCGTTTTCCGCCCTGGAGGAAGCATCAAGCAAACTGCCAAGGGCTTGTCTTTCTTCTACGGCTGGGGTTCCCTTCG CTATGCGTCAAACCATGGGTTTATCATGATGGCGTATTCCAAGGTTATTGGATATGATAACCCTAACGCGACTTGGGCTATCCAGTATGCATCTCAGCAGATCAACTATGCTCTCGGTGATGCTGGACGCTCTTGGGTTGTCGGGTTCGGCAAGGACTCGCCCGTCCGCCCCTACCATAAATCTTCGTACAACTCATTTATCGACTACCCCATGCGCGGGCAAGATAACGGCGCCCAGGGACAAGACTTTTTGTTTTCTTCCACTGTCAACCGATTCATCCTTTACG GTGCCCTGGAGGGCGGTCCGGCCTGGAACGACACCTTCAAGGATGACC TACTTATCCTTCGCTTTGCACAGGTGACCCAGGACTACAATGCCGGCTTTACTGGCTTGACCGCTGCTATGATTGACTATTATGGTCACAATAAGTTCAAGGCGTTCACTGACTGCGGTCTCGACCTCGGTTGGTCCCACCCCAATGCCTCCAATCCTCCCCAGTGGCCCGCGGATGATTGCTACCATACATGCAACACTGGTTGCGTAAAATCCACTCCCAATGGGCCCAACAGTACCACCGGAACTAACCCTGAGCAATCCTCTTCAACGGGAGCGGCCGTGGCCGGTGTGACCGTGCAGGGTTTGACAGTCGGGCTGTTTGTCGCGAGCGTTTTTGGCGCACTTACTCTCCTTTGA
- a CDS encoding mediator complex subunit Med22: MALGTPQLNASDCWPHLESAKRVLSIAADGNTERARIDPVFLYTLAYGENTHILLEDRKSLERPAALEKIRLEQEAANQAAAAAVTPAPAMEDDDVVIIDATGQEPGSVLPKVKKIPLPLHFRTTFISLRPPSTFEQFLGQVKAKWVPRPSHASIEGVTFTIGTDWIIRMGFIQAGTAQKGVMLEPAYGITWDPDRIPAYADVPPTTDGQPPAILAEFVASIVPQSHADYAFLPVRFSEQQWSEVLGSADDVQSEALGAAEGVYSHGFEYATPRPSDWGTGFVQERRSAFLLLRMMLDEKLLA, from the exons ATGGCCCTTGGCACTCCCCAACTCAATGCCTCAGATTGTTGGCCACATCTTGAATCTGCCAAACGTGT GTTGAGCATCGCGGCCGATGGAAATACGGAGCGCGCTCGTATCGATCCAGT GTTTCTCTACACCCTCGCCTATGGAGAAAACACCCATATTCTTCTGGAAGATCGCAAATCACTCGAACGCCCGGCTGCGCTGGAGAAAATCCGGCTTGAACAAGAGGCTGCTAATCAGGCCGCGGCAGCAGCAGTTACCCCTGCACCTGCTATGGAAGACGATGATGTGGTTATCATCGACGCGACAGGTCAAGAACCTGGCTCGGTCTTGCCGAAAGTAAAGAAGATACCCTTGCCCCTCCATTTCCGCACGACGTTTATCTCGCTTCGCCCACCTTCAACTTTCGAGCAGTTCCTGGGCCAGGTCAAGGCAAAATGGGTACCAAGGCCGAGCCACGCAAGTATTGAGGGGGTTACGTTTACCATTGGAACCGATTGGATTATACGAATGGGGTTTATACAAGCAGGGACAGCTCAAAAGGGGGTCATGCTCGAA CCAGCATATGGAATAACCTGGGACCCAGACCGAATACCTGCCTATGCAGACGTTCCCCCGACAACCGACGGCCAACCCCCTGCCATCTTGGCGGAATTTGTCGCATCAATAGTGCCCCAGTCTCATGCGGATTATGCATTCCTTCCTGTGCGCTTCTCGGAGCAGCAATGGTCTGAGGTCTTGGGCTCGGCGGATGACGTACAGTCCGAGGCTCTGGGTGCAGCAGAGGGGGTGTACTCTCATGGATTTGAGTATGCTACACCGCGCCCAAGTGACTGGGGCACTGGATTCGTCCAAGAACGGCGGTCCGCGTTTTTGCTGCTTCGCATGATGCTTGACGAGAAGCTACTGGCTTAG